The stretch of DNA ACCGGTGCGCCaaacttaaatacatttttttagttCCCATGAGATTTGCGGGCTTTTGGACAATTTGTAAATGTACATTCTATCCCATTTTATTGCCTATCTGTGTGTAGGAAATCGGAGAGATGTTTGCCACAGTGGGGATGTGTGAACAGGCTGTGAAGGCCTACTTGAAGTCCAACCAGCCAAAAGCAGCGGTGGACACATGCGTCCATCTGAACCAGGTGAGAGACAGACGGATGAGCTGTGGCGCCGGAGTTTCCGAGTGACGCACGGATCCAACAAGATCAGCCAACCTGAATCCTCCTGCCCACCCGCTCATAGATATTTGGCTTTTGGGTGTGAATCCTGCTCTAAAACTTCTATCTTTGTTGCAATAGCTCTTTAGTTGGACACAATGTAAAATGATAAACATTAgagcttttaattttattcaattttatatttataagcAGCCCTTTAAGAAatttttaggatttattttataaatataatgtttttcaatgattaattaaaaaaggaattgttctttttcttcaatTGCTTTCTCATCAGTGGAACAAAGCCGTGGAACTGGCAAGAACCCACAACATGAAGGAGATAAAATCTCTCCTTTCCAAATATGCCTCTCATCTTctagaggaaaataaaactctaGAAGCAGTGGAACTTTATCGGAAAGCTCACCACTTTCTTGATGCAGCCAAACTCATGTTTAAGGTGGGCgtaaagctttatttttatcattagaaacaagttggttttttttatgttttactataTTCAGGTCAAAAAGTCTGTTCCTGACTCCCCAGAATTAAACACCTTTCTTGGATAAAATCTCTCCTTGGCTGAGTGAGATTTGGCCAAAATTGACACAAACTAACTAAGCCACAAATAAGATTTATGAGCTGCTAGAAGGACTCCAGGCTCAGgatttattggttttttttggctctGTTTTAGTCTGTTCAAGCAggaagtttttacattttgaatgacattcttttttattttaataatgaataaaactaAGATTAAAATCTCTTATTGGTTCAGGCTCCTCACAACTCCAGTTTGTTAGTAGTCATCTACACTTACCAACCAAACAGCACCTCATTTGCAAATGTCGAATGGTGAATTGAGGAGTGTGATCGTGACTTCTGATTATAGATAGCGGACAAGGAGGCGAAGAAAATGAGTCGACCTCTGCGGGTGAAGAAGCTTTACGTTCTGGCAGCTCAGCTTGTTGAGGACTACCATGAGCAGATGAAGGCGTCCCAGCAGATCAAAGCCAAAGGAAAGAAGTCAGAGGTAAATTACTGCCCTTCATCTGTACCCTGTAGTTAGTGTATGTTTTCTTCAATGAAGCTTAACCACAAATATTGCTTTGGACCATTTACAAGCTTATTGAATCAACATTATGTATTGCTGTGTGTATCATTATTTGTAATTAGGCAACATTCGCACTTGCTGGCCTTCTTGAAGAAGATGCAACGTCATCAGACAATCGCATCATTGACAGCGCCTGGCGCGGAGCTGAAGCGTATCACTTCTTCCTGCTCTCTCAGAGGCAGCTCCATGCAGGCTACCCAGAGAACGCCACACGCACAGGTGCAGAATAATTCCCAGTTAcctaaaattataaatatattaatatactgtatgtttatatAAATGTGTATTCACGTGTTATACGATTACGGTATTCCTTACGACATTGATAAACAACAACATATATTTGTTGAGTTTGAATAGATTCTATTAATAACAAACCAGATTCATCAGCTCGTTTTCTACTGTCTTTAAAAGATGACTGCTActagattattattttagaagTCTTCTGCCACCTGGTGTTCAAAAACTGCAATAATGAAATTATCCATTGAAATGCTTCATTGAGGAAATCTCCTCCCAAACCCCATTGTGAATCATCTAGCTCCTCATGGTGTTACAGTAACAGGGAGAAACATGCACATCAGATGGAAAACATGGACCTGTGTAAGCAGCAAtataatcaataattatattttctaaaataccATGTCTTTGTTAGAAATCACTCTTACAATCTGTGCTCACTCTTGCCAAAACCTAATGGGCGTATGAATTACTTATAATCACAATCACTCATGAATAAACTTTTTGTACTCCATTAGGATttccaaaataattaaatgtctcAGACATCAGAATTTTAGTTTAAAGTCAAACGCATTTCTAAACCAGATGAGATGAAGATGATGTAACGATTGTTTTTACTCAGTTGAGCTTTCTGTATCTATGACATGTTGTCTGGTGTTACTTCATTCGCCAGCTGTTGACAAAGCCAGTTAGTTTAAAGCTTAAATCTAATGGGAAATCATTCAGTGGAAATTTGTCAGTTTGTAGACCCTCTAAACTTTGCCTCATGTTTTCCATCTTACAGCCCTTCATCTTCGTGAGTACGAGGACATCATCCCCGCTGTTGAGATCTATTCCCTGTTGGCTCTGTGTTCTGCAGCGAACCGGTCCTTTGGCACCTGCTCAAAGGCCTTCATCAAGCTGGAATCTCTGGAGAGTCTCagctctgagcagcagcagctctacgaGGATTTGGCCCTGCAGATTTTCACCAAATATCCCCCAAAGGACAGCCGCGTGGTGGAGGCCCAGGGCTCTTCAGAGGGGTGAGAACACCACAGTGTCAAGATCAAACCCTCATTATATCCATAGACATTTCCATTGTTAGAGTATTGACCCAAAACAATACACTGTAAGAACACTAAGACTGTCCTTGGAAGTATGTGTGATTATGTTAATGACATATCAGAGCACAGGGGGTGTTTATCTTCTTGGAAGTGAATTTTTAAAGTTCCCACATCATTTCCTGGTATTCCTTCAAcctgttctgcttttttgtttttcattagaGCTGAGGGAAAACTGCCCACATGCATCGTGACCGGTCGTCCTATCCAGGAGTACCAGTTTTGGATGTGCAGTGTGTGTAAACACTGTGCAGTGGAACAGGAGATCAGTAAATATAACTGTTGCCCgctgtgccacagtgcagtagTGTAAGGAACAAAAGTTGCCTGGCGGGACTCTGTTTCAGATAGAAAAGGGAAGTTTTAAACATCTGCCTCTTATTTTGTGCTAAAGgttcagattttctaaaaagGCAGACGTGATTATTAGAGACAAGCAGCTCAATGAATACATGCTGTTGATAGTCTAAGCAAGAAATGAAATCTTGAGCTTTGTTTCACTTTGTAtatgtttaaaagttaaatgtattttgtcttcaaatgttttaattacttAAGTATAAGATGTTTGTATCTGGTTTTACAATAAAGTCAAAAgtaaacacacaatttcactaaaTTCTCAGATTTTTGATAACTTAATCTGcttaataaatgataaaagttCTCAATTTTGGATTGACAAGCAATTTTCCAGAAatgcattaattatttttgtctcattctgTTAAATATTCTTCAATCGTCTTTTGTTTCTCTGAGATTTGAAACAAGGGTTTTAGATCCAGGAGTAAAAACCCAGACATTGCTCATCCCAATGACACCCTACAACACACAATATTCTCAAAAATTCTGCTTCATCTGTGGCTTGTGAAATTTAGCTGGTATGGAAATCAACTCTAAacaatatttctcaaaaaaGAGCGGAGCAGATTTGCATGTTTACCCTTCTGCCGTTGCATTAATATCATTTAAACGTTTACGATTCTGGAAGAATTTCAGGACCCAACATCAAAGCATATTAAAATCCTTGGAGATCTCACACGAGCTGCAGCGCCATGGCCTGTCCATGCATCACACATGAAAGTTTAAACATCTTAAGAGAGCTTCTCCCAGCCTGGGAGAAGCTGTGCAGAGTTTTCAGTCTGCTGTATGCTCAAATGCTCCTGCAGTCCGGACTGAGCAGAACCACTCGACAACACAAGGTCAGGTGACATTATGCCGTCTCTTTGTaacagatgtttgtttgtttttataagtgTTAGTGATGATAATAATCATTTGTCCAGAATATTCTTTTAAGAAATGCTATCAGTCTCTGCCACTATTTCAGTAGAAATGACTGCTTAACCAGCTTTCCATTTtgtattctgtattttatttattttggtgcaTAAATGACATTCAACAAAACACCTGTGTTCTGGTCTGCAGGTGCTCTAAACAGGAAGGAGTCTGACAGCAGCAGGTGCTTCGTCATGGTGTACGGCAAAGTCCTTCACCAGGCTGATGGCTGCTTCATTAACATCAATGTTGGAGGATTCAGGCAGCGCATGGCTCACTCTGTCCTGAGGAGATTGCCACAGACCCGCCTTGCCCGCCTCCTGCACTGCGCCTCCAGAGCAGCCATTTTGGAGCTCTGTGACGACTTCTGTTCCTCTGAAAATGAGTTCTACTTTGACCGCAACCCAATTTTTTTCTGCTCCATTCATAACTTCTACCTCACAGGGAAGCTCCACCTGGTTGACGGGTTGTGCATGGTCTCATTTTTCCAGGAGCTGGAGTACTGGGGAATCAAGGAGCACCACCTGGATTTGTGTTGCAGCAACAGATTTCAGGAGCTGATGCAGAAGATATGTTTGGATCAGGGGGATGATGATCAGCACCGCCAAAGCTCAGGCTCCTCAGCTGAGAATCTTTCAGCTTTTGAGGACGAGCTGGAAGAGTTTGAAGGCTCCTGGTGTGCAAATGTTCGCAGGAATATCTGGATTCGACTTGAGAATCCCAGTTACTCCACCTCAGCCAAAGTGATGGCTGTGGTGTCTGTGAGTGCTGTGGTTGTTTCCATTGTTTCCATGTGCTTGAACAGCATGCCAGACTTTCATCAGGTGGACTCTGATGAAAAACGCATAGAAAACCCACTGCTAGTCCTGCTGGAAACCATCTGCATCCTTCTGTTCTCTGCAGAGTTTATTCTTCGTTTGGTTGTTGCTCCTTCAGCCAAGAAGTTCTTGAGCAGCGCTCTGAACATCATCGACTTTTTGTCCATCTTCCCCTTCTATGTGACTTTAATCTGTGATAGCACAAAGAAAGACGGGAATAAAGAGCTGGAGAATGTTGGCAAAGTGGTACAAATCTTGAGGCTGACCCGAGTGTTTCGTGTTTTGAAGTTGGCCCGTCACTCAGCTGGACTCCGCTCTCTCGGCTCCACACTGAGGCACAGCTCAAGGGAGATGGGACAGCTGCTGCTCTTCTTATCTTTGGGggtttctctgttttctgctcttaTTTACTTCGTAGAGAGAGAGTCCAAAGAGTCACAGCTGCAGACCATCCCTGTCGGCTGGTGGTGGGCCACCATCAGCATGACCACTGTGGGTTACGGTGATACAATCCCAGTTACTGTAGCTGGGAGGCTGATAGGAACCCTGTGCATCGTCTGTGGGCTGCTTATTGTTGCTCTTCCTATAACTAACATCTTCAACAAGTTTTCCAAGCTTCATCAGAGGCAGAGACGATATAGCTTGAGGTAGAACaccttgaataaataaattcacataaatatttattagaattttagaACATTAGTTCACACAATTCTTTAAGttgttaaaaaccaaaaaaaaaaaaaaatcccaacttCACTGTTGGAGCGAGTGTACTGATCTGTATCCAAATCTGTTTCAGTGGCAGCTGAGAGCATTTAGTGCAGCTGTCAGTACTTAGTCTGAGGTTTCAGctcagataaatatttaaatcagcaCTTAGAGACATCTAGTTCATCCTCCTGTGACACGTCTTCACACTTTAAATCACACGGTGCCtcactttgattttatttcactgcTTTTCTGCATGAAAGTCACAGTCGGCAGGATAGCAGCCATCTCAGAATCGAGAAGGTTCTAATGCAGACATTCTGCCTGTACAAAAACTGATTACATTAATCCTTTCTGGCTGAAGAATACCTGCAGGGCAAATAAAGACAACAAAGAGCACATCCACCAGTAGATATATATGTAAAAAGAGCTGTAAAAGGATCAACTTTGCAAAATTGCAATTTTATGAAACTAGTtgaagatgtaaaaaatattggCATCCTCAGAGAGAGATACTGCCTTCCTTTTCACAGATGATACTCCACTTTCCTCCAGAGTCTAAGCCACTTATGGTAGGATTTTCTTTCatgacaaataaacaaatgcaaatataCAGTagcagaccaaaagtttggacacactttctcattgaattcaatgagaaggtgtgtccaaacttttggtttgtACTGTATGTAATTATTCAGTTATGTGTGATGTGACGGTCCCTGTCAGGCCACAATAAACATTTAGGTTGTAGTTTCCCCAGGTCAGGGGTCATCGAACGTTCAATctaaaaagatgtttttgcCTTTATTACATATTTAGAGCCATAAAACCTATGTACTGTGTAAATTACGTTTCAGACTTAAATTAAAGAGCTACAAATGTATATTCAGTCTTAGGTTttagaacaaacaaaaatgtcaaaatactttaaattcaCCTTATAATGGAGTAGGTGGTGTGTGCATTTCATGATAGTTCGATGGAAGTTTTGGAAGGTTTTCTGTCCGTTCTTAGAACGCAGAGTCTCTGGGATGGAATCTGTAagttgtggggaaaaaaacaagtaagTCCTGGAAATATTGTGAAGGTATAAATGGTACAGTCAAATTCAAGAATCCAGTTGTAAAGGTTTGGACTGACTACCTGATCCAATAGGACCACGCCCAAAAACTCAACTTTTTAAATTCCATCAGAATCGGAATACCTTAATTGTCGTGGTTGATCTGGGTTTCTGTTTACAAAGTAGCATTAAATCCCAGCTAAAGTCATGAAACTCTGTCTGAAACAACCTTAATAGTCTCACTAATGTCACACCAAGCTCTCTTCAATTCTGTATAAtagaacatttcttttgtgTTGCAGGTGAAAGATTTTCTGAATCatagtgaaaacaaacattatagGCGTGCATGTCTGAGAAATGGTGCAGCGCAGTGATCCTGTAGTTGTTTTTAAAGCCAAGCCTTCTTCTTTGTGTTGTAATTCCACAACAGTTCCACTTGAGGGCAGCAAACGCTAAGCTGTTTACCATTGCACCCAGAAGGAGAAGCCTCAGCCTTTTTACTAAAATTCCTATtagcaggaaacagaaacacaaagaaagttGAACCCTTTTGACAAAAATCTTGTATCGAAAATGATTCTGCTCTCTCATAGGTGGTTCATTTTCATCCAAACTTTTAGTCTAAATAAccagaaaataatcagaattagAAAGTTAGAAAGAATCCATAATTAGAAGAACATATCGTGgctattttttctgaaaatccaAACTTACATTCccttgtaaaatttaaaatatgcttaGTTGTCATCATTGAATTTATAAAACTTCACAAACTCATCTTTATGCCAGAAATAACATGATAGAAATGATCCATGATCAGAACTAGATAACCTATTGTGGCTATTTTACTAAAAATCCAAACTTAAATTCAattctaaaatttaaaatgtgcttgtattttaaagcatatttaaaatacaaaataaagcatatttaaaataaaaaaatcttttattttaaatatgaatttatgtatttttcataaattctgtgaatttatgaaaattacaaaaattgaTCTTTTCAGCCTAAATTGGTGTTGCATCCAAGGTCTTGAACTGCTAGTAATACACGCTACGCATATCagaatttaaatttaacataaacTTTTAGGCAGAATTAGTTCTTCTGGTTTACGTTTATCGGCcctgaaaaaaacagtttgagatcAACTTGACAACAGTGACTGAACTTTTTCTGAGGcgccttttatgtttttctccaaaaCAGACTACGTTTAATTGTATCTAGTTGAACTAGATTTGCtacagtttaacaaaaaaagatcaaGGTTTTACGTGAAACGCTGAAGTTAGGCGTAACTAGTATTTTGCAtggatatttttaatatttctttgatATAGTTTAAAGCTACtctaataattttgaaaatttgAAGATAATTTTGTCTTTATGTCAAAATCTGTATACGTCATTCTTTCTTTGTCATGTTGATGCAATATAGTTCACAGGAAGATGTGGACAAATATATATCTGAATATGGACTCTCTTGGGgcaaattttcagctttatgtAGATATCTGATGTCTTCATCTAAGTCACACAGACCTATAACAGATAATATATAAACATCTATGTTGATGATATTATGACATTGAATCTGTTTACTGGGAATCCTACAGCAGTTTGagtcatgatttaaaaaattttatttgagttcttgaaaatggttttctgtgttttatcacACCTATGACAATGTGAGTCTTTGAAAATGTCTGTATTTTAGTAATATAGAAGTGGAGTggtgtgggattttttttttttattgttcttcagGACATCAGGGCTTATTATCTTTCCCCACTCCTggattatttttacatcatttacTGCTGAGGCATCAGCCAAGTTACAACACCTGTTGATTTTCAGGACAAATAGATATTCTTGGCTTAACACCGTTTAGCTCACAGCCACATGTGGACaaatattatttccaaattaattCACTGTCTGAGCAAAATGTCTGggactttttttactttttgtttttatgcacatttgCGACACCTGCTGTATCATGGTATATGCTGATGACATtctcatattttctgttaagTAGTTATTcatgaaaaaagttttctctGTCCCCTTTTATTACTATGGACAATTTTATTACCTGAAGGTTTCTGTAATTTAAAAGATGTTGTATAATTGCTAATGTTTATTCAGGATACAAGGACAGCTATTGTAACACTCCAGGATTATTTTGAGTCTTTTACCACGGAAAGCATCTACACTGTTGTTTTGCACACTCAAAATAAATCCAAGCTGAAATACACTTTTTTCTACTACATGtagaaaacaagttaatttctGTCTAAttgcaaatttcttttattgcattttatattttcaattgcatgcattttattttt from Xiphophorus hellerii strain 12219 chromosome 19, Xiphophorus_hellerii-4.1, whole genome shotgun sequence encodes:
- the LOC116709447 gene encoding potassium voltage-gated channel subfamily S member 3-like, encoding MTFNKTPVFWSAGALNRKESDSSRCFVMVYGKVLHQADGCFININVGGFRQRMAHSVLRRLPQTRLARLLHCASRAAILELCDDFCSSENEFYFDRNPIFFCSIHNFYLTGKLHLVDGLCMVSFFQELEYWGIKEHHLDLCCSNRFQELMQKICLDQGDDDQHRQSSGSSAENLSAFEDELEEFEGSWCANVRRNIWIRLENPSYSTSAKVMAVVSVSAVVVSIVSMCLNSMPDFHQVDSDEKRIENPLLVLLETICILLFSAEFILRLVVAPSAKKFLSSALNIIDFLSIFPFYVTLICDSTKKDGNKELENVGKVVQILRLTRVFRVLKLARHSAGLRSLGSTLRHSSREMGQLLLFLSLGVSLFSALIYFVERESKESQLQTIPVGWWWATISMTTVGYGDTIPVTVAGRLIGTLCIVCGLLIVALPITNIFNKFSKLHQRQRRYSLR